The segment TTAACAAATAAGCAAAATTCCATCAATATATTGGTGATTTTTCACCAGACCCTCATCCTTGTTTTGAAGGAGCATTGCCCCTCAAACatgtaaaatataatatttaaaaaaaagacagtTAATTTAGctaatatattaaattattttaaaatttttcattttcactttttgttttctttttttttgtaaattctaaattaaaatattgtgcTTCAAAGTGTGTCACACCGCTACTTTTGAttgtaaaataactttttaatttttagttttttttaattataaatttttattcggACCATGTGCCGGCGGGTCGCACTAGAAGAAGCCCCCCATTATGGGTGACTGGTGGGATGTGTCCTTACCAAGGAGACGCACCAAAGCGCTACCGCCATAGCCGCCGGCTACTTCGCCGGCGACATCCGTGCTTCAGGACGTGTGGGAGGCTTGATTCTGCCCACCtgattgttgttgttgttgctgttgctgttgttgttgttgtacaTGACTAGACAGAGTGAATGTGAGGGCACGCGGATCCAGCCTCAGGGCATGCTCCAGCCGCAGCGCCTCGCTCAGTTCTGGCGACATTTGTTGCTGTAGCGGTGGCTGCGGCTGGCTGGCTGCCGCTGAGACCGCTGGCGTCTGATGGAAGTTGCTGAGACTCGTTGTGGCACCATTTGACGTGGCACCACTCGTTGAGCTCCCAGATGCCGCCACGGCTGCTGCTTGGGAGACAGCCAGACGCAGGGCGGCCTCCGCTTGAGATCGCAGTATTGCCTCAGCTTGATGTATCCTCAGGGCTGCCTCTGGGGAATTTTGACTCTGATGGTGGCCCTAGAAATGATTTTACTTCCAGTTTAAGGAACATTTGGGTTTGAATGAAGAGAAGGACTTTACCTGATGATGTATGGGATCTACACCTATTGATGACCGCATCATACTGTCGGCCATTGACACCCGCATGGCATTCATGGCAGCCTGAGCAGCTGCACTGGCTGTATCCTCATCGGTGGGTGAGGCACCAGGCGCTTGAACTGTTGTGGAGCCATTATTGGTAGCAGCGGGTGGTGTTGCGGTTACTTGTACCGACGGCGGTTGTTGCTGTTGCTGTTGCATTCGCATGGCAGCTGCAAGATTAACAACGGCAGCTTGCACAGCCCCAGCGGCTGTATTGGAATCCACACCCGGCTGGATGCCAGCCGCTGCGGCTGCAACCATTGCCATTCGATTGGCATGCAGATCATCCACATTGTACTGCTGTAAGTGCCCATTGTTGGCACCACGTAGGATATCACTGAGTTTACTGCTGCAGTTGTTGTTGTTATTGTTAAGGAGACCAGCTCCTGGGTCTGAGCCCGCCGACGACAGGCGTCCGCCACCGCTGGAGCTGTCTGAGTGCGCCGACGGGCTGGGGCACATGCTATTCTGCCCACCACCACCTGAACCAATGCCAAGGAGATTGGAATTGGAAACTGCCGCCGCAGCAGCTAGCAGGGTATCCCTTTCCCGTCGTTCAGCTGCTGCTCGCGATAGGACGTACTGAGCGGCAAACTGGTGCTTAGGATCCATTCTCATATGCTCCATGTGCGTTAGGAGgcctttttttataaatcaaccGAAATgttcgttaaaattcaaaaacaaaaccgttttttctttgattttgaaaaacgaagaaaaagaatccttACCTGCTTCGTGCGTAAAGACAGCCTGGCATACGGAACATGGCCACATCCTGAGACTTGTTGTGAGTTGCGATGTTTCCGGATGGCAGGCTAAGTGTTTCCTCAGGGAGCCCTCGTTAACGTAGTGCTTCCCACAAACGGGGCACGGATGGTTGGCGGTCCGCCTCTTGGCTAAGTAGGGGTCAGTGGGTGATGAGCGAACAGAAAAATTGGGTTTTTATGGTCAATGCGAAAGCCGATAGAAATGTCAAagcgatttttttgtaatgaagaAACCAGGACACTCAGCACGTTAGATTCCTAAAGCCATGTCAAAGGATCTCCTTTTTTGTACATTAACAATGATTTATGGATGTTTTGGAGCTTAAATTGAGaagttttgaatatttttccgtcggagaaatttgatttttgcaatgaaaactGTCTACAACCAACAACAACCAAAATGTTGatgattttatattgaattaattgtttttttttaataatgtttaAGACGTTGTTTTATATGAAACTTTCACTTTAGTAatggaaaatccattttgtTTTGCAACGACAACTGAATCTTCCATAACGACAACTGAAATGTTGCttattgaatgttttttttaaatattcttgacGTTGTTTAAcgttaaattttgatttaattttaaacaaccGATTCTATCATACCATCAAcaataatattgattaataGCTGTATTTCTTACtttatttaatgttaattatttataattctgTTTGTTCgttgaaaaaagtcattttttttacaacaacaaCCGACTGCAACAAAACAACGAAAATgttgttttgtaaaaatcttcgtcgtttgaattttgaaatttttaatgtacaaTAAGCCGTCTTTTTTCATAAGGAATACGCACTTCAACCAACAACAAccaaaatgttgatttttaaacAACAGAAAGAAGATCCTTTGTCGGAGGGAATAATTCAACAGTACACAGTACACCAAATGAGATATTAGAGATGAGGATTTAGCAATGATGGAGAAAGAATGTTTAAGACAGATAGAGaatgagagtgagagagagaatgagtGGTTAGGATGATTGTAGTTCGTTGTAGATACTTACTGGCCACTCCGGATGCATTTGGATCCTTGTGCGTGTGCTTCATGTGCTCCATGAGTGCCTCACCGCCGAGGAAGAGCTTATGGCAAATTGGGCAGGAGGTAGCATTTGGGCCACCGATTAGGGCTGCATGTTGCTGCAAGACACCAAGATGCAGCTGTAACTCCTACACCCCACCAAACAACCCCAAAACGAACATGGGTAATGGTTAAGTTGTGGCTCTCGTATACTTTCGACTCTAAACACTCTATAAATCAACATCCATCATGCAAAATATCATTGAGAGAAACAATCAAAAAAAGTATACGTGCTTCAAACGAATAGATGCTACTAAAtagttttaatttcttctttttattttattgttttaaaagaagatttttgtgaattttttcttctttgttgtagatttgttgtaaaaaaagttagaaatgTAGTCAAttaaatcatgaaaaaatgGACAAGAAACTCATTTTTCGATGTAATCttaggaaaatgattttataccTGCTTTTCACAGGAAAAACCTTTATTTTAAGGGCTATCATTAACTCCTTGGGGACAACATTCACACGTTAAGAATGAACAGATTCTtgcagttttctttaaaaatattttttttgcatggaaGAATTATTAGTTATGAACGCTCTGAGATATTCAGTgatcctcaaagggttaatgcATCAGACAGTAAAATACTAAACTTCTATAATTTAGTAGTCTTCAACgtgttaaaagataaattgaatattttcagatcttctcttaatttctttgtaccaaaaaaaaaacattttattgtaaaatgcGGAATgagcaataaattgaattgaattgaattgaaaaatttaagaatcattttttcaatactaaagaaatataattttgtgaaaatttcccttAAGAATAAATGATCAAATAACTCAAATAATGGTAAAGTCTTCACAATTGACCCATCCTCCCCGCTTTCCTTACAAGGGGCTGAACCTGCAACCCCTCAATTTATTGATGCTCtcatgtatatttttttcttagtccTCAATGGTAACTCATTACTTCAAGACGAGGCcgcgttttctttttaattccatcCGCGACAACACCCGGACATTGAGGGTGACGGGCTGTGCGACGATTGAGCTGCAGAAAAAAGGTCCTTCCTGGCGGTCTCAATCGGTGCCTAATGAATCatttggtgcaaaattgtatCCCAATTGGTGTACGATTCAGGGCGCGCTTCTCGTTGGCGCGCGGGGGCCAATTAGTGCTTCGTCCTAATTGAATTGTACCACGCGACATTCGTGCATTAATGACCAATTTAGCACCAAGAGAAGGACGCTGCCAGAGAGACTTTTCTCACACTCTGTCCATGTGATTTTCTTTCGAGTGGTTACCACCACTCAatgcacacacacaacatGCTCTGCTCAGCTCAGTCCGAAGCTCCTACCCTCTTGACCACGcgcgagagcttttttttccttcgccACAAACCAGCATCCGTTTTTTATCCTTGCCTGCATTTCCTCCCTTTCGCGTGAAAATAATCTTTCCCTCATGAAATATTCAGTGTGTTTTGCTTTGGGGGCGAGAGATCCCTCTCCAGGGGGATGCTGCTTTTTTTCCACGctgcagagattttttttgttgtgtgtGAAGAGTCTCTGTGGGGGTGGGCAGCCACACTAAGTGCACAGCGTGCGCCTCGCAATGGCACGCTCCTGGCGCTCCCCACGTTTAAACACGTAATTGCTTCACACTCTCATTAGCACGTTCCTCGAGTGGCCATGGGGTGCTGATGGGATGAGGGGGTGCTGCTCTCCGCAGActcgcttttttttgtatacgcTCTATCCTGGACCCCTTGCGACGACACATCCACCCCCATGCCAGGGGTGGTGCATTGAGAAAAATGCAATCTTCccatcatttttaatttaatttgttttttgagattttcatttcaaagaattctttaaaaaatattttaaccctttcaagaCAGAGAAAGGTAATTTTAGAAGATGTTTCAttctaaagaataattttgtatgatttcattttttaatttcaattggttgaagaataataaattttagcaGTTTTTACTATTAACTTTAGCAtggttaaattaataaaagttttaccACACTGAAGTAACTGCCAATAACTGCTAGAATAATGGAGCAAAGCACTATTTTGCCTTCTCGGTGGAAATTAAAACACTCCATGGTTAAAATGCTAagcaaattattaaaaaaaaaaaaatgtaggaaaaTATGATTCCATTGCATTTGAATCGGCATATGATCCCCAATGATCACGAAAGTGTTAATAggaaaattgaagttttttgtGACTTAATTTTCCCTGATCTGCcctataaatgattttttaaagaattgctcaaagaaagtatttttaaaaaaaactaaaaatcatatttttgaaagaagaattaaCCTAAACATTTGCCCATCACTTTCTTGAATGATTAGCCCCTTTTTGAGgcaaaccaaaaaaaagcgGGTACACTGGTTGCCCTATTAACTATCGATTAGAAGACTTAATGCTgcggggaattttttttcgcctaACATTCTACTCTGCGGAAAATCCACGGAAGCTGCCCTTTTGCCGGGATGTCCGGCAGTTGGGTGCGGTGGGTGGGTAAGGGAGTCCGCCACCCCCCCACAGTGTTTTTTCCCATTATTACCAAATGATTCCACATTGCGTAATCAAGCGGATTGTTTGACCCTCGAGCCACACAACCCTTTTGTTGAAAAGgagcagcagcaaaaaaagtGGAACCGCGGAAAAGGGCAGCTCTATATTGGTTTGGAATTTGCATTTggatgggaatttttttttctgggggAGGTGAAggagaaatctttttaaagCAATTAAGATCATTTTTGATGAAGCTCTGTGGGAATGGCTTTGATGGGACGtttattgaattgaaagtGATGGTTGGAAGCTGTCGAAGGGGTTAACACTGTGTTGGGTAATTGGTTGTAGTTAATTCACTTCtgcagtgatttttttttaaattgattttcccttTGAGATTTTGGGAAGTTTGGGCATAAAATGGATGATTTTGATTCGAAGAAATTGCACGTTCGGATTAGAAAGAATTGTAAGAATTGaattgagaacttttttttaatgaattaattagaaaagatcaaataaaaatcgttCTCTCGATAGAAtgctttttaattctttcaacaGAGTAGGAAATATTCCAAATTGTAAGAActtaatcagaaaattagtATTAACTTGATCTTAACTACtttgaaacattaaaaggcaTTTAATTACGACTTTTTCAAGATCTCAACTCGGAATCGAAGAAAAGTTgtgtagaaaaatatattatttacactaccctcaaaaagttaCCGGCAGTCACAATTAAGGCTTCTTCAATGAGAATTTacgtgaattttaattgattattaCTCCGCCTGTGGTTaatcgattttcaaaaatctgcTATGTTTAGAAAGATACATTCCTCACCTAAATAAAACTtcgtgaagaaattaaaaaagtaacgaagaaaattttataaaaaacaaTCAATCAATCCATTAAAGTTCTaaactgaagaaaaatatttttttatattaccacgtttaatttttaataattcccaccctttaaaaaaagaatccaacTTCGATACctacagtaaaaaaaatcccatcaaGTCAGAGCTTTTATCGAGAGACATTGACTTGATAAATTACCcgtgaaaagaaaagagaaaaaaaaagactccaCGTCTCgccaattaaaaagaaaaaactctgcTGGTGTGTCGTTTCATAAATAATGTATGACCAATTCTTCCGGTCGATTTTTCAgctttaaatccttttttttatacctccTCCTGCTTCTTCTCCTTGAATGGTGAAGCACTTAAgagggtaattttttttctttgcttctttcctcaatttttaGCGCGCGACAGAAATGGGGTGAGCTGCCCACTTTCCTCTTTCAAATATTGATATGAATTCACTCGCACCAGCTGCATTCTTTCACCGCGCGCTTCGTCCATTTCTTACCACCCCCACACCCACTCGCAATACTTTTCCCTGAAGAAGAAGGAgtatgaagaattaaaaaaaaaaaagaaggaaagaacTCAAATATCTCTCTCTCACGAAATCATTTCGCCGGTTTTTTAATAGTATAGAACGTAGTAGAGTTATACCCTTGCCAAAAAACCCCACCCACCGCCCCCTCACTCCCTCAGGAAAGATGGGAAAAGTTGATGGTCTCTCCAGATGAATTCCATCGCAAGCAAACCCACCCACTTgagtttgttaatttttcttatttttcatttccattCCCCGGAGTTCGCGTTTTCtccattcgtttttttttccttcccttCCAACTTCGTTTCccatcttttttctttttatctatACCCCCCCATACCCCGTCTTCATTGCCACTCCTGCTGCTACCCTATCCTTACCACCCATCAACCACCCCCGCCCAACCCTCGTGGCTTCTGTCCGAATGTTGTCTGCCAAAAAAAGAAGGGTTGCCCGCCACTTTCGTGATCTCTTAGACATTTTTCAATCGTGTTGGAAGCAAAAGGGGCTCAAcatgtctgtttttttttaatattgcttcaaatcatcaaaatcggGCATAAGAAAAATGAGggaggtttttcttttcattggtAAATCAAATGCAAGTTATAGGAAAGCAATTTGATGTTTAATTTTCACGAAGAATTCCcggaaataaatttcctttctgATGCGTTTGTTGTTAgctatcaaaatttatttgatttatcaaaattgatcCTTTGAGTGAAATTAATGTATTATAATGagttgtccaatatttatccaaaaaatattgcttcgcattctaaaattaagaaatttaagatCTGGAAATCTTGATTACAAtataaaagttgaaaaaaaaaacaatcaagaTTGTCTAAAGAATAACGATCAAACGGATATGCAAAGTTAGTCTCGATAAGCCTATTGCAGAACTCTATCAAGAACGATTTTATTCTATAACCctgaaaagaagtttttttttttcaaagaatttctgtttttggattttttttaaggcgTTTAAGTTTTTGTGTTTCttgtccattttttttaaactaattttctgctttaattgtgaatgaaaaaaaatctcaaaaactACTAAAATCTacttcaagaaaaattcaaaaattgaaagaataaaacgTTTATATATTTCACTAGCCAAGCACACGGAAGCGtagcaaataaaaatataaattgaaataataaaaaattggaatttttgatgaaaaaataaaacgttttgGGGCTCAAGGAGGGGTTGTATagagatgaaaaaagaaaacaaaaataagagGCATCGCAAGGAATACATACATGACTGACCTTGGACGTGTGGGTGCGCAAACTGGACTCCGTTGCGAAACCCTTCCCGCAGATATTGCAGTGAAAAGGACGATTTTTGGCGCGTTCGACCTGGGCATCATGATTTCTCAGGTGCTGTTGCAAATTTGAAAGTTGAATAAAAGCTCGACCGCAATCAGGCAAGTGACATTTGTACGGACGTTCTCCtggaaatttgcaaaaaagaaaaccaacaTGGAGTCAATAATAACCTTGTGGGCAATTGAGGACGCTAACCTcactttatttctcaaaaaatcttcgttattttttttttattttctgttaaaacttttcaaaaattactgcgattattcaaatttatttaaaaactcaaaaatcattcacaaaagactaaattttgaccaattcatgACTATTTCTGCTTAGTATTCAACGCCATAGACCACCCATTGTGTAGAAAATTGCGGAAAATCGAACACTTCCTCTGCCATTTGCCCCCCAACCActttgtctctctctcttctcaaTACATTGTGGCCTCCACCCTTTTTGGTTGGGCAAATATTGAGCCAAGAATTGGTGACGGAGGGTATACCGGgtatacacacaaaaaaagcgctagagaaaatcgcaaaatgcCGCAACTTTTAATTACTCTCGCGCCATCCGTCTCGCTTCTTCCCCATTTTTTCTTGCGCCTCATCCTCCCAAGTCGTGGCCACCCCATGGTGACAGTCGAGGTCTTGGGGGGCGCACCACTGACGCGCGAAAAATTGCCCTCACAGAGTGCGAGAAGGGGTTGTGGAAGCTGTGTGCAAGCCGAAGCGGCTGAAGATTGCTGGACTATTGAAgatttatcattaaatttattttatcttaaagttttcgtttcttgtattttcaatttttttttctagaaaatcaaaaattcaggTCTTTCTAaccttaaattttaatcttttgagGTTAGCGTCGGTAGTGTGAAAGACGTAAAATTGATTGATCATTATCAGGAGAaagtttataattttaattaccggaaaaagttaaattaaacgtctacttaaatattaaaaattcttcattaataagaaaaagaaataatcttaaaaaggtactaaaaactaaaaagttttagaaattgtaaaagaatttatataagaaaaaatcttccaaaatctcccaaaaaacccttaaaaaatctcaaaggaaactttttagaaaaattctagattcaatatttcacactgaaagtgatttaaaaaaaaacttttcccattatgaaaagaaaatttcctacaaggAAGAACGAGAAAAGGCAAGAAAAGGGAACCCCAACCCTCGGAAACAACCATGTTTTGTATTGTACGGGGGGTTAGAGAtagtttttgcatttttcaccaCAAAGTGGGGTTGTGTAGGCTCCCACCTCTATGCGCGGTGGGCGCCCGGGAGGCGTGCTGCCTCGAGTGGCCTAGACGCGGGAGTTTGGGGTGAGAGACCACGCGCCGAGAAAAAAAGGGCGCAAAAAAGCACGGCACGGCGTCCGGGCGCGCTCGAGGGTACTCAAATGTGTGTGGGGGGCTGGGGTGGACAAACAACCCTCTCCTCCTCCCCCCTCTCAAATTGGCACACTGCAGAATGTCAATGGGGTGGCCTCTCCATGCTTTTTTGCACACGCGCAACTTTACATTGTGGTTGGGTATTAGTCAGCTTGGGGCGACTGGGATTCCTGCGGTGACCATCGATCTCTCGCACTGGGAAAAATGTGTGCAGTGTAGCCCCTTTGTGTAGGCTAAATCAGGGGGCAAGAGGGGGTGAAAACCACATATTAAAATGGTactaattagaaaattttgaggGTGTTCAACTGATGACATTCCTTTTCAAATTAGGATGCTGCAAGATGGCGGTTTAacggaaaattttatgcttaaatttttttgctgaattttcttttctaattcttcttcaaattaaaaaaaaactcaatgaacaataaatattcggttgaatgcaaaaatttctccaaCATTAGACCACCGAAACGTACTCAATTGAGCCAGATGATTAATACGGGGGTACGCGCAGAAAAAGTTGTCCGCAGCATAAAAAAGACGACCGACCAGTTTAGACAATATAGAGAGCATATCTTTTCGAGAGGGttgttaaaaatatatctGGGAAAGGGGTTGAATTGTGACGAAAAGAATTCCAAGACTTGTTTcacattactttttttttggaggtttAATTTTATATCGCCATCCTTCCTGGCCCCGCGTTGTTTGGCAAGTTTCTTAATTCCGGGGCGGGTCGGTTTGTACACAAAAAAAGCACGGGGCCCCGTTCAAGAGGTTCccgtgaaatttttcattacaaacaTCATCAAGAGTGCCGCAACcgttattaaatttatgaaaatacgTGGACATTATTTTGAGggtttccttttaaaaaaaaaacacaaaatttatcattttgat is part of the Lutzomyia longipalpis isolate SR_M1_2022 chromosome 3, ASM2433408v1 genome and harbors:
- the LOC129793795 gene encoding uncharacterized protein LOC129793795 isoform X6, encoding MSTDVDRLYKMNTSDFWQARAPHMMPIKGDSPTPCNPPLSPGLQHQLLANQMTGQIPQPNPANHQLQPSPTPGGSGTPDTKPTTEKLVNEFQIFMHKSAMQMQHARDLQRGVGVGGLSGSGMGAEVKPHQCQQCLKSFSSNHQLVQHIRVHTGEKPYKCSYCDRRFKQLSHVQQHTRLHTGERPYKCHLPDCGRAFIQLSNLQQHLRNHDAQVERAKNRPFHCNICGKGFATESSLRTHTSKVSHELQLHLGVLQQHAALIGGPNATSCPICHKLFLGGEALMEHMKHTHKDPNASGVATKRRTANHPCPVCGKHYVNEGSLRKHLACHPETSQLTTSLRMWPCSVCQAVFTHEAGLLTHMEHMRMDPKHQFAAQYVLSRAAAERRERDTLLAAAAAVSNSNLLGIGSGGGGQNSMCPSPSAHSDSSSGGGRLSSAGSDPGAGLLNNNNNNCSSKLSDILRGANNGHLQQYNVDDLHANRMAMVAAAAAGIQPGVDSNTAAGAVQAAVVNLAAAMRMQQQQQQPPSVQVTATPPAATNNGSTTVQAPGASPTDEDTASAAAQAAMNAMRVSMADSMMRSSIGVDPIHHQGHHQSQNSPEAALRIHQAEAILRSQAEAALRLAVSQAAAVAASGSSTSGATSNGATTSLSNFHQTPAVSAAASQPQPPLQQQMSPELSEALRLEHALRLDPRALTFTLSSHVQQQQQQQQQQQQSGGQNQASHTS
- the LOC129793795 gene encoding uncharacterized protein LOC129793795 isoform X1 — translated: MSTDVDRLYKMNTSDFWQARAPHMMPIKGDSPTPCNPPLSPGLQHQLLANQMTGQIPQPNPANHQLQPSPTPGGSGTPDTKPTTEKLVNEFQQQLTRSNSAATISERTLEECWSTLQRIFMHKSAMQMQHARDLQRGVGVGGLSGSGMGAEVKPHQCQQCLKSFSSNHQLVQHIRVHTGEKPYKCSYCDRRFKQLSHVQQHTRLHTGERPYKCHLPDCGRAFIQLSNLQQHLRNHDAQVERAKNRPFHCNICGKGFATESSLRTHTSKVSHELQLHLGVLQQHAALIGGPNATSCPICHKLFLGGEALMEHMKHTHKDPNASGVATKRRTANHPCPVCGKHYVNEGSLRKHLACHPETSQLTTSLRMWPCSVCQAVFTHEAGLLTHMEHMRMDPKHQFAAQYVLSRAAAERRERDTLLAAAAAVSNSNLLGIGSGGGGQNSMCPSPSAHSDSSSGGGRLSSAGSDPGAGLLNNNNNNCSSKLSDILRGANNGHLQQYNVDDLHANRMAMVAAAAAGIQPGVDSNTAAGAVQAAVVNLAAAMRMQQQQQQPPSVQVTATPPAATNNGSTTVQAPGASPTDEDTASAAAQAAMNAMRVSMADSMMRSSIGVDPIHHQGHHQSQNSPEAALRIHQAEAILRSQAEAALRLAVSQAAAVAASGSSTSGATSNGATTSLSNFHQTPAVSAAASQPQPPLQQQMSPELSEALRLEHALRLDPRALTFTLSSHVQQQQQQQQQQQQSGGQNQASHTS
- the LOC129793795 gene encoding zinc finger protein 865 isoform X9, which gives rise to MSTDVDRLYKMNTSDFWQARAPHMMPIKGDSPTPCNPPLSPGLQHQLLANQMTGQIPQPNPANHQLQPSPTPGGSGTPDTKPTTEKLVNEFQIFMHKSAMQMQHARDLQRGVGVGGLSGSGMGAEVKPHQCQQCLKSFSSNHQLVQHIRVHTGEKPYKCSYCDRRFKQLSHVQQHTRLHTGERPYKCHLPDCGRAFIQLSNLQQHLRNHDAQVERAKNRPFHCNICGKGFATESSLRTHTSKQHAALIGGPNATSCPICHKLFLGGEALMEHMKHTHKDPNASGVATKRRTANHPCPVCGKHYVNEGSLRKHLACHPETSQLTTSLRMWPCSVCQAVFTHEAGLLTHMEHMRMDPKHQFAAQYVLSRAAAERRERDTLLAAAAAVSNSNLLGIGSGGGGQNSMCPSPSAHSDSSSGGGRLSSAGSDPGAGLLNNNNNNCSSKLSDILRGANNGHLQQYNVDDLHANRMAMVAAAAAGIQPGVDSNTAAGAVQAAVVNLAAAMRMQQQQQQPPSVQVTATPPAATNNGSTTVQAPGASPTDEDTASAAAQAAMNAMRVSMADSMMRSSIGVDPIHHQGHHQSQNSPEAALRIHQAEAILRSQAEAALRLAVSQAAAVAASGSSTSGATSNGATTSLSNFHQTPAVSAAASQPQPPLQQQMSPELSEALRLEHALRLDPRALTFTLSSHVQQQQQQQQQQQQSGGQNQASHTS
- the LOC129793795 gene encoding uncharacterized protein LOC129793795 isoform X2 — its product is MSTDVDRLYKMNTSDFWQARAPHMMPIKGDSPTPCNPPLSPGLQHQLLANQMTGQIPQPNPANHQLQPSPTPGGSGTPDTKPTTEKLVNEFQQQLTRSNSAATISERTLEECWSTLQRIFMHKSAMQMQHARDLQRGVGVGGLSGSGMGAEVKPHQCQQCLKSFSSNHQLVQHIRVHTGEKPYKCSYCDRRFKQLSHVQQHTRLHTGERPYKCHLPDCGRAFIQLSNLQQHLRNHDAQVERAKNRPFHCNICGKGFATESSLRTHTSKELQLHLGVLQQHAALIGGPNATSCPICHKLFLGGEALMEHMKHTHKDPNASGVATKRRTANHPCPVCGKHYVNEGSLRKHLACHPETSQLTTSLRMWPCSVCQAVFTHEAGLLTHMEHMRMDPKHQFAAQYVLSRAAAERRERDTLLAAAAAVSNSNLLGIGSGGGGQNSMCPSPSAHSDSSSGGGRLSSAGSDPGAGLLNNNNNNCSSKLSDILRGANNGHLQQYNVDDLHANRMAMVAAAAAGIQPGVDSNTAAGAVQAAVVNLAAAMRMQQQQQQPPSVQVTATPPAATNNGSTTVQAPGASPTDEDTASAAAQAAMNAMRVSMADSMMRSSIGVDPIHHQGHHQSQNSPEAALRIHQAEAILRSQAEAALRLAVSQAAAVAASGSSTSGATSNGATTSLSNFHQTPAVSAAASQPQPPLQQQMSPELSEALRLEHALRLDPRALTFTLSSHVQQQQQQQQQQQQSGGQNQASHTS
- the LOC129793795 gene encoding uncharacterized protein LOC129793795 isoform X4, which translates into the protein MSTDVDRLYKMNTSDFWQARAPHMMPIKGDSPTPCNPPLSPGLQHQLLANQMTGQIPQPNPANHQLQPSPTPGGSGTPDTKPTTEKLVNEFQQQLTRSNSAATISERTLEECWSTLQRIFMHKSAMQMQHARDLQRGVGVGGLSGSGMGAEVKPHQCQQCLKSFSSNHQLVQHIRVHTGEKPYKCSYCDRRFKQLSHVQQHTRLHTGERPYKCHLPDCGRAFIQLSNLQQHLRNHDAQVERAKNRPFHCNICGKGFATESSLRTHTSKVSHQHAALIGGPNATSCPICHKLFLGGEALMEHMKHTHKDPNASGVATKRRTANHPCPVCGKHYVNEGSLRKHLACHPETSQLTTSLRMWPCSVCQAVFTHEAGLLTHMEHMRMDPKHQFAAQYVLSRAAAERRERDTLLAAAAAVSNSNLLGIGSGGGGQNSMCPSPSAHSDSSSGGGRLSSAGSDPGAGLLNNNNNNCSSKLSDILRGANNGHLQQYNVDDLHANRMAMVAAAAAGIQPGVDSNTAAGAVQAAVVNLAAAMRMQQQQQQPPSVQVTATPPAATNNGSTTVQAPGASPTDEDTASAAAQAAMNAMRVSMADSMMRSSIGVDPIHHQGHHQSQNSPEAALRIHQAEAILRSQAEAALRLAVSQAAAVAASGSSTSGATSNGATTSLSNFHQTPAVSAAASQPQPPLQQQMSPELSEALRLEHALRLDPRALTFTLSSHVQQQQQQQQQQQQSGGQNQASHTS
- the LOC129793795 gene encoding zinc finger and BTB domain-containing protein 17 isoform X3 — translated: MSTDVDRLYKMNTSDFWQARAPHMMPIKGDSPTPCNPPLSPGLQHQLLANQMTGQIPQPNPANHQLQPSPTPGGSGTPDTKPTTEKLVNEFQQLTRSNSAATISERTLEECWSTLQRIFMHKSAMQMQHARDLQRGVGVGGLSGSGMGAEVKPHQCQQCLKSFSSNHQLVQHIRVHTGEKPYKCSYCDRRFKQLSHVQQHTRLHTGERPYKCHLPDCGRAFIQLSNLQQHLRNHDAQVERAKNRPFHCNICGKGFATESSLRTHTSKELQLHLGVLQQHAALIGGPNATSCPICHKLFLGGEALMEHMKHTHKDPNASGVATKRRTANHPCPVCGKHYVNEGSLRKHLACHPETSQLTTSLRMWPCSVCQAVFTHEAGLLTHMEHMRMDPKHQFAAQYVLSRAAAERRERDTLLAAAAAVSNSNLLGIGSGGGGQNSMCPSPSAHSDSSSGGGRLSSAGSDPGAGLLNNNNNNCSSKLSDILRGANNGHLQQYNVDDLHANRMAMVAAAAAGIQPGVDSNTAAGAVQAAVVNLAAAMRMQQQQQQPPSVQVTATPPAATNNGSTTVQAPGASPTDEDTASAAAQAAMNAMRVSMADSMMRSSIGVDPIHHQGHHQSQNSPEAALRIHQAEAILRSQAEAALRLAVSQAAAVAASGSSTSGATSNGATTSLSNFHQTPAVSAAASQPQPPLQQQMSPELSEALRLEHALRLDPRALTFTLSSHVQQQQQQQQQQQQSGGQNQASHTS